Proteins co-encoded in one Setaria viridis chromosome 9, Setaria_viridis_v4.0, whole genome shotgun sequence genomic window:
- the LOC117840552 gene encoding transport inhibitor response 1-like protein, translated as MSEEDEDQPPPKRPSASPPADQVLGNVLETVLQFLDAPRDRSAASLVCRSWHRAESATREAVAVRNLLAASAARTARRFPNARTLLLKGRPRFADFNLLPHGWDASAFRPWAAAIAAGAFPALASLYLKRIPVTDADLDLLSRSLPASFRDLSLHLCDGFSSRGLASIASHCRALRVLDVVECDMAEEQEVVDWVAAFRPEPTNLESLSFECYEQPVSFAALEALVARSPRLTRLGVNQHISLGQLRRLMAHAPRLSHLGTGSFRPADGGEEGVGFGEVLAAFDSAGRARTLVSLSGFRELAQEYLPTITVVCSNLKSLDLSYTPVTPNQILMFIGQCYNLETLWVLDSVRDEGLGNVAISCKKLKCLRVLPLNAHEDADELVSEVGLTAISQGCPELRSILYFCQTMTNAAVIAMSRNCPELKVFRLCIMGRHQPDHATGEPMDEGFGAIVQNCSKLTRLSTSGHLTDRAFEYIGRYGKSLRTLSVAFAGNSDVALQYILQGCSKLEKLEIRDCPFGDAGLLSGMHHFYNMRFVWMSGCNLTLQGCKEVARGLPRMVVELINGQPENERTEKVDILYMYRSLDGPREDVPSFVKIL; from the exons ATgtcggaggaggacgaggaccaGCCGCCGCCCAAGCGGCCCAGCGCGTCGCCGCCCGCGGACCAGGTGCTCGGCAACGTGCTCGAGACGGTGCTCCAGTTCCTCGACGCGCCGCGGGACCGGAGCGCTGCGTCCCTCGTCTGCCGCTCCTGGCACCGCGCCGAGTCCGCCACCCGCgaggccgtcgccgtccgcAACCTCCTGGCCGCCTCGGCGGCCCGCACCGCACGGCGCTTCCCCAACGCGCGGACCCTCCTACTCAAGGGCCGCCCGCGCTTCGCCGACTTCAACCTACTCCCGCACGGCTGGGACGCCTCCGCCTTCCGCCCCTGGGcagccgccatcgccgccggcgccttccCCGCGCTCGCCTCGCTCTACCTCAAGCGCATCCCCGTCACCGACGCCGACCTCGACCTCCTCTCCCGCTCCCTCCCCGCCTCATTTCGCGACCTCTCCCTGCACCTCTGCGACGGCTTCTCCTCACGCGGGCTCGCCTCCATCGCCTCCCATTGCAG GGCGCTGCGAGTGCTCGACGTGGTGGAGTGCGACATGGCCGAGGAGCAGGAGGTCGTGGACTGGGTGGCGGCGTTCCGGCCGGAGCCCACCAACCTCGAGTCGCTCTCATTCGAGTGCTACGAGCAGCCCGTGTCCTTCGCCGCGCTCGAGGCGCTCGTGGCGCGGTCCCCGCGCCTCACCCGCCTGGGGGTCAACCAGCACATCTCCCTCGGCCAGCTGCGCCGCCTCATGGCGCACGCGCCGCGCTTGTCGCACCTCGGCACCGGCTCCTTCcggccggcggacggcggcgaggagggggtCGGATTCGGGGAGGTTCTCGCTGCATTCGACTCCGCTGGGCGAGCGCGCACGCTCGTTTCTCTGTCCGGCTTCCGTGAACTCGCGCAGGAGTACCTGCCGACCATCACCGTGGTGTGCTCCAACTTGAAGAGCCTTGACTTAAGCTACACCCCGGTCACCCCAAATCAAATTCTGATGTTCATCGGGCAATGCTACAACCTTGAAACGCTATGG GTGCTTGACTCGGTGCGCGACGAAGGGCTTGGGAACGTGGCAATTTCTTGCAAGAAGCTCAAGTGTCTTCGCGTGCTCCCATTGAATGCGCATGAGGACGCCGACGAGTTGGTATCAGAGGTTGGCCTTACTGCCATCTCGCAGGGCTGCCCTGAGCTACGCTCGATATTGTATTTTTGCCAGACAATGACCAATGCTGCCGTTATTGCCATGTCACGGAACTGCCCGGAGCTCAAGGTATTCCGGTTGTGTATAATGGGACGGCACCAGCCTGACCATGCGACTGGGGAGCCTATGGATGAAGGGTTCGGTGCCATTGTTCAGAATTGCAGCAAGCTCACCAGGCTATCCACATCAGGGCACCTTACTGACCGGGCATTTGAGTACATTGGCAGGTATGGCAAGTCCTTGCGGACGCTCTCAGTGGCGTTTGCTGGAAATAGTGATGTGGCGCTGCAATACATTCTCCAGGGTTGTTCAAAGCTAGAGAAGCTTGAGATAAGAGACTGCCCATTCGGTGATGCCGGTCTCCTCTCGGGGATGCACCATTTCTACAACATGCGGTTCGTCTGGATGTCGGGCTGCAACCTGACACTGCAAGGGTGCAAGGAggtggctcgggggctaccacgAATGGTGGTGGAGTTGATCAATGGCCAGCCTGAGAATGAAAGGACCGAAAAGGTGGACATCTTATACATGTATCGATCACTGGACGGGCCAAGGGAAGATGTACCATCATTTGTGAAAATCCTGTGA